From Aegilops tauschii subsp. strangulata cultivar AL8/78 chromosome 5, Aet v6.0, whole genome shotgun sequence:
TACAGCAATAAGATATGCAATATGGAGTTCGCCTAGCAAGCCATGTCGATGTGCCACAGTAGCCTCGGACCTCGGTTGATCTTATATTCAGCCTCTGAATGGAGTTAAGTTTCACAATTGATGATCTCCTGATTCTATTGCATGTTTTAGTAGATGGATGTATCTTCTGAAACATGGGATGGAGTCTTAATATGCTTCGACAATGTCTTCTTGCGTgagaaattgctccattcacttGCAATATTGAGAACAGATTCAGGATACATGCTTTGAAGTTATTATCTTACCTGAATTTGTATTGTTATCTCAATCAGTTCACTTGTCAGAGAAAGTAAAGTAATTGGCCTCTACACTTATTTGTGCTAGAGCCTGTTGTAGGAAACTAAAGGCCTGTCACATGCTCTTTATAAAATAAAATGCTAAGAAGGCCAATGCAACTGTGTCTTATTATTATTGTTGTTGTTATTTTAGTTTACTGTTACTTAACCTCCATAGGTTTGCAATGAATCATCCACTATAATACCTTGACAGTAATTAACAAAATTTCTATACATATATTTACATCAACAACTATGATCCTATTGGAAAAATGGACGGGCGCAGCAACGCGCGCCTTCAATGATCTAGTGGGATTGATAGCAGCGACATGGTCCGACTCCGACATGTATTTCAGCTTTCGGAGTTTTTTTGTTTTCCTCTGTTCCACAGCAATCGTTAGCAGTAATCGTGTGGCGTGGCCATGCCCGGTTTTGTGGAACACTGTTTTTCTCATATTTGTTTCGACAAactatttaaaaaatgttaaaacaACTAAATGAAGAAAAAATATTATACCATGGAAAATGAAATTATTTTTGCGTTCTTCGTGAATAAGTTTGTCGCCCTTCTTGAAAACTTGCAGTTGCGACCCTCTCTTAGAAACTTACATTTGTGACCCCTCTTGAGAGCTTTCAGTTACATCCATGCTAAAAACCTTGCAGTTGCGACCTCTCTTAAAAACTTACAATTGTGATCCATAGAAAAACTTATAGTTGCGACCTCCATGGAGAACTTGCAGTTGGGACCTCTTTCGCAAACTTGTTGTTGTGCCCTTCCTTATAAAATAGTAGTTGTGACCTCTTGGAAAATTTGCATTTGCAACCCCACTGAAAACTTGCAGTTGTGATCCCATTGGACGACTTGCAGTTGCAACCCCTCTTGAAAACTTGCAGTTATGATccctgccccccccccctaaAGCTTATACTTGCAAAAAGGGGGGGGGCAAAACCAAGGAACATTGAAGAAAATAATTTTTCGAAGACCAAAAAATTCAAGGAAAATATGACATTTTTCTATGTCGAAGGTAGCCGGGGAAACCTTGGCCCACTTGAGGAGAACCCTGTGGGGGGGCCATGTGGCCACCCCAACTACATGGTGTGCCTGGTGGGACCCGCGGGATACCCGACAAGTTCTACTACCCGATGACCTTATATGACATAATATTACAAGTTCTACTCCCGATGACCTTATATGGCGGAGGAAAAATCCCGTAAAAATTACGGGATTTTCCCTCCGCCATTTGCAAGGCGGAGCTGAGGCATAACACTTTTCTGCTCTATGGGGCTATTTTCTTAGGACCCTTTCCTTCTTGAAGGGAGTATTCGAAGACATCGAAGCCACCACATCGTGGGGATCATCATCAGCACCTTCATGACCGTCATCCATCTCCAACCCTTGCTTTCAATCTATGAAGTGTTACCTGAATTGTTGAGAGTGCTTTCAGGTGTTGATTAGTATCTGTAGTTGATGCTTAGAAGTTTTGTCGGTGAAAGATTTATATGTTTGGATTGTTAATCATAATTTCATCTCCGCTGATCATGATCCATATGATGTCTTGTGAGTAGTTCGTTACGTTCTTGAGGACATGGAATAAACCTTGTTACGAGTAATCTTGTGAAGTTGAATATAATTCAATGTTTTGATATTAGGTTGTGATGTAATTATCTAGTGGGTATCTAAAAGGGTTGGGTTATCCCAAGCCAACTGATAGTGAGTCAATTATTGTACATCTACCTGTCTATTTTACAGTTCCGCTGTGCCGGTAACAAGTATCATATCATTGACAAGGTGTCTGGCGGGTAATGTAAAAATCACTTCTTATTTAGCTTTCCCTATTTGGGAAATAGTGTGCTTAAACACTTTCCTCTACAGATTTCTGCCATATGGAGTGAATGGAATGCTTGCTGGATCAGTGACCGTTTTCTTTGCCTACATAGGCTTTGATTCAGTTGCGAGCACCGCTGAGGAGGTAAGGACAGGCTCTAATTTCCAAATTGACATGGCACTGGATCGCGGTATTATTAAGAATTCTTCTATCTAAACTTCTATTCCAACAGGTGAGGAATCCACAACGAGATCTGCCGCTGGGAATAGCCACGTCATTGACGATTTGCTGTTCCTTGTACATGCTGGTTTCAGTTGTTATTGTCGGTCTGGTGCCATACTTTGCTATGGACCCAGATACCCCTATTTCATCCGCCTTTGCGAGGCACGGGATGCAGTGGGCGATGTAAGGACTCCGTTTGACAGTGCTTCCATTTCGCCGTGCATCACTTGCTGTGCTTCCTGCTGAGGATTTTTTTTTACGGTGCTGTCTTATTTTAGGTACCTTGTAACATCTGGTGTTGTTCTCGCTCTCTGCTCAACCTTGATGGGATCACTTCTGCCACAGCCAAGGATATTGATGGCCATGGCGAGAGATGGGCtattgccatccttcttctcggATGTTAGCGAGAAGACACAAGTTCCTGTCAAGAGCACAATCATAACTGGCATCTGCGCGGCTTCTCTGGCTTTCTTCATGGATGTTTCACAACTGGCAGGAATGGTAAAGGATCTAGGAAGCATTAAATAGTTGTTATTTGAGAAATTTGATGAACCTTTCATAGAACATGAGCAGATTAAGAATTTAACGAGGGCTAATGGTTGGAATGTAGAGCTAAAGGAGTTAAATTTGGTTGCAGGTCAGTGTAGGCACGCTCCTCGCGTTCACCATAGTCGCCGTCTCCATCTTGATCCTCAGATATGTACCTCCAGATGAGGTACCCCTGCCAACCTCTCTGCAAACGTCATTCCGCTTAAGCCAAGAATGTGATGAGGAAAAGGTGGGGAGTCCTCTTGGAGATGGGAACCATGAACAGGGGACGTCTGAGATTAAGGATGTGATCGTAGTAGAATCAATCAATGACCCTCTTATTGAGAAGCAGCTATATGCAAGTAAGTCTAGGAAATTGCATTTCGAGTTGGTCTAGTCTACATTTCTGAGCATGTGCATTTTACTTATCAGACCCTTTACTTATCTAGCTGGCTAACCGGTTTCTCTGTCAATCCATCAGACAAATTGGATGAGTTAAAGCGGCGGAAAACCGCTGCTCGCAGCATAGCATCTGTATGCGTAGGGGTGCTAATCCTGACGGCTTCAGCTTCTGTAACGTTCCTGCCATTGTAAGTACGGACCGGGCATATCTTGTTCCCACGATGAACTTTCCTGTGCAATGAAATACTGACCTGTCTAACACGCGTCCCTCACCTTTCACGTCAGCCTGGTGATGTGCTTATTCTGCGTGTTTGGTGGCCTGCTCCTCCTAGCTGGTCTCGGAATGCTCTCCTGGATCGACCAGGACGACGGAAGGCACTCATTTGGTCACTCTGGAGGTACACTTGCATCACATCATTTTCACGCTTCTCTCCGTACTAGACTACTGGTAACTTGATGTCACAGCTCCTTTCTGCCGCTCCCTCTGCAGGTTCATCTGCCCGTTTGTTCCGCTGCTGCCAGTGATGTGCATTCTCATAAACACATACTTGCTCATAAATCTAGGGTGAGTACCTCAAAGCTCAAACAATTATCTCACTCGCTGATAAGTTTACTTTCGCCAACAAAACATTCAGAATGGAAGGATGCGTATGTATGTGTCTGAACGTTGCCAACCTCTGTGTATGTTCTTCAGGGGTGGCATGTGGATGCGGGTCGGGGTATGGCTGGTGATGGGGATCTTCGTGTACATTTTCTGCGGCCGGACCCACAGCTCGCTGACGGATGTCGTGTACGTCTCCCTGGCTCAGGCAAACGAGATATACGGTTCTTCCTCTTCGTCAGCGTTTGTGGCCTAGAtagatactgtcgcagagcatcCTTGAGAGATCATATATATGATCCGGGATCCATCTCACGGAAACCTCGAGCACCACCCTGATAGGAGGGATCTTCCCCCGCTGTCGCTGCTGCATCCTGCATGGCAAGGCAGGGCATGGGATCTGAAGAATTCAACAAATTCTGAAGCTGTGTACATTGCAATTTGTAGATATAgcatcatcatatatatgtgGCTCGTTGGAGGAATGTAAATAGTAAATTTGTGCACATAGAAGTGTAAGACTTGCAATATGTGCAATATTGCAAGGGGTGATTCAGTTAAGTGTACGGGAGTTCATAAAACTTCAGAGATCTTGGGGTGACATTGCagcaggaacccatcctgaatcATCGTCAGTTCTTCAGTTTGCCATGCAATATCTGATATTGTGATTCAGCACCTCCATTACAACTGCAAGAGCAAACTTCACAGATAGATAGTTCACCATTTGTAATCGTACAGTTTCCACTTTATTTCAGTTAAAGAACACTTGTGCAGCTCCACGTTTGAGTATACAGCAACCATCAAACCCAAGCTCTTCACCAGATCAACTACATTACGACCGAATATCCAGAACCATCAAACCCAAGCTCTTCACCAGATTAAACCAAGCTATTCTAAAAACAGTAGTGCAATCAAATCCAAGCCAATGCCTTAGGAGAGAACAAGTTATGCACCAGACTAACTACATCAAAACGCATTACAGTATGGAAGCAGTATCAGTATATCCCCTTCTGTTTCCCCAGGTTCTCTGAAAAAATCATCTAGGAGTCGTTCTTGCGTAGGTTGTAGAAGATTGAGCCATCAATCGTCTCCATAGCCAGTTGATTCAACCGCAGAAGGATCAACAAGTAGGATCTTCCTTTGCGCCCTACAAGACAAGGGCGTGAAAGGAAACGTCAATGGGATTTGTCTAGTGTAAAAGCATTTCACATTTCTGCGGGCAGGGAATGGCAAGTATAAGATTATAACATACCCAAGCCGATTGATGCAACATCATCCTGATTTAAACTTCCCTGAGCCTTATCACCACCAAAGTATGCATTCAGTTTTGAAACGGCGTCATGCAATTCCTGATAAAAAGAGAGGCCGCAAAAAAGGTAAGCATTGCAGTAGATTGCTTTGAGGTGGCATAACTAAGATAACACTACTATCGTCATGAAACCACTGCAATGCAGAGGCCAAAACAGAAAAGACGTTAAAGAGTTTATGGCAAGAGGCAAGAAAAGATATTGCATGATTTCTcccttctactccctccgttccgaattacttgtcgcaggtatggatgtatctagatgtattttagttctagatacatccatcaAGTAATTTGGAACGGTGGGAGTAGTAATTAATTCCAGTAACATGTCCGAATTACACGGACTGTGCTGTAACTTGTTGCCACTACAAAATAGACAACGTGCATAGAGTACTATGAGAAGCATTCCCGATTAGTTTTTTTAAGAAAGAAGTCAGACCTCCCATGATGCAAGAGTCTTCATGTAAGGAGGAAGTTTATCGTACTCCTCCTTCGACGCCCTTATCATTCCTTGGAAAGCATTGTCTTCACAGATTCAACAGAGATGTCAGTCATAAAAAGCAAGCATTTAATATATCTTCTAAACATAAAAGATACACTCTGCTGACCATCTTGCTCATAGGTTTCAATTTGGGGAGGTGTGGGTTCTTCAGCTTCCTCCAAGATCTTTTGGTCATCATCAACACTGAACGGTATAAACACAAGGTGATTTTCAATGAAGACAAAACAAGTAAAGAACTGTGGAGAACAACAAAAAAAAGAACAGCCTGAAAAGGACATTGCAATAGACATCTCATATATATGTCTGTATTTCGTTGAGTTACCTTCCAAGTTTTCTGTCAGGCATCTTTGGGCTTGCAGAAAAATCAATATCTGCGACATCCGAAAGAAATTATTATCTCTATTCGATTTAGGACTTGCAGTAAAAAATACTAATATGTATAATGCATCTAAACAGTTGATTTAGGAAGATGCATTGCAAGTGTTCGTGTTCCGTACCTTGAGAGGACAGGGTAGCCAGACAAGCATCAGAAATCCCAAAATTCTTTAGTGACATGGAATCCTCAAATCTTACATGCAGTCAAGAAAGAACTCAATACTCTGTATCTCAATCACACAGAAACACAAAAGAATGATTTGATGCTGAATAGTGCAATGAAGTACAACGGATCTCCTGGTATCAGAGTAATCTGTACCCGACCTACACCAAGCTAACACCCTCTAAATAAAGAAGGATTGCCTACTATATTTCCAAAAACAGAAGCCCATTATTAATTAAAGATCAAGGTTCAGACTGGTGCATTCAAATTGTTAAGCTTATCCAGTATAACGAATCCCCAACAACCCAACCAATCATAACCTCCAATGTTTGCTGGTCCCAAATGATGGTATGACAGCATGATATTAGGGAGATTTACACATTTAGCAGGAAAAATTAGTAGTAAAGGTCAACAGCTAATAACAGGGGCAGGATAAGTATGGTTCAACTCCTAATGCGTATAAATCTTCAAATTCTGACTTCACTGACAATGCTGCAATTGTAAACCCTTACAGCTAGCCaactaggcacaagatgatatCTCGTATTTAGAGCCTATGCATCTCGAATTGTTATGTGCCCGGTCATAGATCACACCCAACACAATCAAAAGTGCATTTCTCTGAAAATGCCTTAGTAATGGAAGGATACAGTTCATCGTCGTCGTCGAAGTGCTTCCGGGCAGACCTGAGGACCGAGCTTGACCCTCCCAAGAGCCCATTCCCGGGGACATCAAGGTCCCCCAAGTCtgcaccttcctcctcctcttccacctcgtcctccacctctgcACCAACAAGAGAAACCCCATGACCCTCAGCCAAAATATACGAACACTGCACGGGCAGAGCTTCAAAGTGACATCACCAGTGGTTCCTGCCTGAAGTGGGTGGGTACACGCGGGATGGGACTCACCGGGGGCGACGTAGCCGAAGGAGACGAGGCGGGACTCGATGGCGTCGGCGTGGCGGGAGACGATGTTGTGCACCTCGCGGAAGTGGCCGAGGAGCTCCTCGACGGAGACGGTGCCGAAGGCCATGGACTCGAGGCGCGCCAGGTCGGCGCCCGCCGCCTCCACCCGCCGGTCCAGCCCCTGCaggaacgcgttcgtcgccgacTCTGCGAGGGAACACGCGCACACGTCATCCGTGAGCAGGAAGGAAGGAAAAGCGCTGGCTGGCGAAACCCTAGCGGGGGAGGGCGGCGAGGCGCCGAGGTCAGATGCGGTACCGAGGGGGATGGCGCGGCGGGAGAGAGCGTCGGAGAGCGCGCGGGAGGAGTCGTCGGCGTGGGTGAGCACCTCGGAGAGGGAGCCGCACAGCGCCGAGATCGACGCGTCCATGCCGCGCTGcatcgcggcggcggcggcggcgggtcgcCGGAGTTGGGGGCGGGAGGAGGGGAAATTGGAGTTCGAATTTTCAGTGCGGACGGCGGGGAAATGAAATGGGTTTGGTGGTCCTTTTCTGCCTCGGCGGGTGGGCTCACCGAGGGATTGACGGCCTGTGCGGAATGGAAGGCCCAACACTATACAGGCCTCTCTAATTTCTATCCCCACCGTCTCAACAtaaaaatggtactccctctgttcacttttataagaccttaaAGATATTTCAGACAATGTACAAAACAGCTTATTTtgagttgtctgaaacgacttataaaaataaacggagggagtaagtaTTTTTGAGCAAAGGGACACACCATTACATGGTCAAAAGCATTGCATGGACTTGTCGAGAGCAACTAATTGAGGAGCTTTCGTTCGGAGTCTCCCCAAGAGTCATTTGGGGTGGGCTGAGAGCGCGTCAAGTGCCGCACTAGCAGCCGTCACGTGCCGCGCTCTGAGTGCTCCCTCTGAATTTtgctgttttattttatttttttggcaTGCGTTTTCGGCTTTACGGCTTTCCATTGGTCTTTCTTAGCTTTTggactaaaaaaataaaaaagaatgcCCCAAAaaatttgtttctttttgctttCACGAAAGACACGGCCGTGCCTTTTGAAAACGAAAAAAACAACTTATTTTTTTGCTTCCGCGAGCGTGCCTCTCagaaaaaaaatgtgtttttttgcttccacgagaggcactgCCATGCCTCTCGATAacaaaaaaaacatgttttctctttttttttccttacatgcgaggcacggttttgcttctgtGCCTCTTAGTAACAAAAAAAAACACATGCTATTcttttgcttccgtgagaggcacggccgtgcctctcgggattggctttcggaaaggaaaaaaatgCTCCCGGTGTGGGTTTTTGACCggtttttcatgaaaaaaaagttTGTGAAAACCTATCAACaagggatctagttttgaagatcgcGACGCGAGTAATCTAACGGTGAAAATAGTTTGAGATTTAGAAACACGATTTAAGAGATGAAaatgttttgaataaacggatatATGAAAAAAACACTCTCAGATTGTATATCACTTGTCGCAACCTAGGAAGGTGGAAGTGATCTTTGAAAAGAGTAGTCCTCAATTAGCGATTTCGGGAATTGTATGATTCTGTCTAAAAGAGATATCAATACATCACCTCAGTGGCCAATCTGTCGCGGGGTTGCCCCAGATACCCCCCCCCCCATATTGTTAAGCTGCATCCAGCCCAACTAAGGCCCCAGCAATGTAAATTCAGCATGTTTGTTTGTCTGAGCTGCACTCAATTTCTGGTGCGCTCATATACAcgtgcatacactcacccctatgaacgcaca
This genomic window contains:
- the LOC109780405 gene encoding cationic amino acid transporter 2, vacuolar-like; translated protein: MLAGSVTVFFAYIGFDSVASTAEEVRNPQRDLPLGIATSLTICCSLYMLVSVVIVGLVPYFAMDPDTPISSAFARHGMQWAMYLVTSGVVLALCSTLMGSLLPQPRILMAMARDGLLPSFFSDVSEKTQVPVKSTIITGICAASLAFFMDVSQLAGMVSVGTLLAFTIVAVSILILRYVPPDEVPLPTSLQTSFRLSQECDEEKVGSPLGDGNHEQGTSEIKDVIVVESINDPLIEKQLYANKLDELKRRKTAARSIASVCVGVLILTASASVTFLPFLVMCLFCVFGGLLLLAGLGMLSWIDQDDGRHSFGHSGGFICPFVPLLPVMCILINTYLLINLGGGMWMRVGVWLVMGIFVYIFCGRTHSSLTDVVYVSLAQANEIYGSSSSSAFVA
- the LOC109780429 gene encoding uncharacterized protein; translation: MQRGMDASISALCGSLSEVLTHADDSSRALSDALSRRAIPLESATNAFLQGLDRRVEAAGADLARLESMAFGTVSVEELLGHFREVHNIVSRHADAIESRLVSFGYVAPEVEDEVEEEEEGADLGDLDVPGNGLLGGSSSVLRSARKHFDDDDELFEDSMSLKNFGISDACLATLSSQDIDFSASPKMPDRKLGSVDDDQKILEEAEEPTPPQIETYEQDDNAFQGMIRASKEEYDKLPPYMKTLASWEELHDAVSKLNAYFGGDKAQGSLNQDDVASIGLGRKGRSYLLILLRLNQLAMETIDGSIFYNLRKNDS